GCGCGTTCTTGGTGGGCGACGGCATCTGGGAGGGGATCAGGCTGCACAAGGGCCAATTCGCCTTCCTGGATCGCCACCTCGACAGGCTCTTCATGGCCGCCAAGGCCGTGCACCTCGACATCGGCTCACGGGCAGACATCGAGGCCGCCCTGAGGGCCACGATCGACCGCAACGAGATGTACGACGACGTCCACGTGCGCCTGATGATCACCCGGGGCAACAAGAAGACGCCCTCGCAGCACCCGTCAAACGTGGTCGGCGGACCCAACATGGTGATCATCGCCGAGCACAAGCGTGCCGATCCCAATGTGGCCAACGAGGGCATCAGCTTGTTCACCGCCACGGTCAGGCGCCCGCCGCCAGACACCCTGGACCAGAAGCTCAACTGTCACTCGAAGCTGCACGAGGTAATCGCCCTCATCCAGGCGGTCGGGGCCGGTGCCGACGAGGCACTGATGCTCGACCCCAACGGCGCAGTTGCGACCTGCAACGCCACCAACTTCTTCATCGTGCGCAATGGTGAGGTCTGGACGTCGACCGGTTTCTACAACCTGGGCGGAATCACCCGGGCCCTGGTGCTAGAGGTCGCCAGGCAGGCGGGCATGGTGGCCTTGGAGAAAGACTTCTCTTTGACCGACGTCTACGACGCCGACGAGGTCTTTGTTACCGGCACCTTCGGCGCTCTCACTCCGGTGAAGATGGTCGATGGCCGAACCATCGGCGACGGGGCCGGCATGGGGCCGGTGACACGCAGGCTGCTGGGCTTGTATCACGACGCCGTCGAGGCCGACATCGCCGAGCAGGAGGCCCGGTCTTGACCCTGCGCATCAACGTCTGGTCGGGGCCGCGCAACCTGTCGACGGCCCTCATGTATTCGTGGCGGCAGCGCACCGACACCACCGTCGTCGACGAGCCCCTGTATGCGCATTACCTGCGCAGCACCGGTATAGATCACCCGGGCCGCGACGATGTGCTGGCTGCCCAGAGCGACGACGCGCAGAGGGTCATCAGCGACGTTCTGCTGGCCGACTACGACACGCCTGTTGTGGTGTTCAAGCAAATGGCCAAACACTTACAGGGCCTCGACCGCTCGTTCCTGTCGCAGTTCCGGAACATCTTGTTGACCCGCGATCCCTTCGAGATGCTCACCTCGTTCCAGGTGAACGTGCCCGACGCCGATCTGGGCGAGACCGGATATGTCGAACTCAACGAGATCCTCGACTCGTTGCTGGCCTCGGGTGAGGAGCCGGTGGTCATCGAGACCAAGGAGCTGCTGGCCAACCCCCGGTCGGTGCTGGCCCAGGTGTGCCAGCGGGTGGGGCTCGACTTCGACCCGGCGATGCTGTCGTGGCCCGCGGGCCCCAAACCAGAAGACGGCGTGTGGGCCCCCCACTGGTATGAAGGCGTTCACCGGTCGACCGGCTGGCAGCCATACTCGCCCAAGCAGGCCGAGCTGGTCGACTCGCTGGTGCCGGTTCTCGAGCAGGCGCAGCCACTGTACGAAAGGCTGCTGCCCTACATAGTCAGGGCTTGACCGGCCTAACGCAGCGCGCTCAACAGATCGTCCAGCCCTCTGGGGTCGAACTGGGCGGTCAGCAGGCCCTGGTCGTCGTGCCCGATCTGAAGTGAAGGGCAAAAGAACGCCTGGCCGTCGACCCAGAACTCGGGCGACCCGCGTACGCCGCGGCGTTTGCCCTCCTCGAAGTCGGCCTCGACCGCGGGGGTGGGTTCGGCCGGGGGAGCGGGCACGCCGGTGGCCTGGGCGATATCGGCCAGCACCGAGGGGTCGGCGATGTCGAGACCATCCTCGAACAATGCCGATCTCAACCTCAAGCTGACGTCTAGACCTGCCTGGTTGGACACCGCATAAGCCGCCGCCGCGAGGTTCAGGGCCGCGATGGTGGTGGCTGGCCAAGTGTCTTCGTCGAAGCCGCTGAAGTGTTGGTGGCCCAGGTGGTTGCCGATGGCGTCGACCTTCGCACGCATGACGTCGGCAGCGAACACCTCGCCGTTGACCCACTCGAGTGGCCAGGCTCGCACGACGACGTCGACCGGTTTGGCGAGTGTGTTCACCTCGGCGACCACCTTCTTCAGACCGACGTGGGTGAAGGGGCACGTGATGTCGGCGAAGACCTCGAGCAATGTGGCCATCATGGCTTCCAGAGCGGCTCGTCGACCTCGAAACCGACAGGGTTACCCCACGCATTGCGGTAGGCGACCTCGTGGACCGGGTTGCGCTTGGCCACACCCCAACGGCCGGTTGGGTAACCCATCGGTACACAGGCGGCCATGTTCCAACCCTCGCCCTCGGGCACACCCAGAAGGTTGGGCACGACGTCGCCCTTGAAGGCCAGAACGGTGGTCAGAGACGAGCCGACGCCCTCGGCCCTGGCTGCCAGCATTGCACTCCAGATCGATGGGAAGATCGATCCGCCGCTGCGGTCGCCGCGGTTGAACGCGAACAGCATCAGCGGATAGTCGCCGAAGTTGTCGGCGGCATGCTCGACCGAGGACACCATGGCGTTGGTGGCCTTGCTCTCGGGGTCGTCCGGGTTGGCTCGGGCCGCCTCGCGGCGATCCTTGTAGATCGTCTCCCACAGCGTGTCGATGCACTCTCGGTAAATCGGACCCAGCTGCGACAGGATCGCACGATCGTCCACCAACATGAAGCGCCACCCCTGGGTGTTGCCGCCCGATGGGGCCCGGATGGCTGCGTCGAGGATCTTCGCCTGGACGTCCATGGGAATGGGGTCGGGCTTGACCCTTCGCATGGCACGGGTCGTGTACAGCGCTTCGTAGATGTCCATGTGGCGAGGATACGCGTCAGAACGCATCCAGCTCGATACCGAGCCCATAGCGGCCGAGCTGGTGGGTGATGCGGTCTGCGTGGACGTTGATGTGCAGAGGCATGGCGCGAAAATCGCGGACCCTGCGCTCGAACGGGTCGCCTTCGCGCATGCCGTTGGCCCCCTTCACCTTGACCAGGAGGTCGATGGCTTGGCTCAGCTGGTCGACCGCCATCGAAACCGTCGCTTGTTGGCGCAGGTAGTCGGCGGTGTCTGGCACCACCCGGCCGGCGATGCGGTCGTCGACCTCGGTGCACGCGGCTTTGATGGTGGCGTGAGCCGCAGCGGTCAGCGCCAAGGCCTTGCCGATGTTGATCTGCACGGTGGGTCGATCGATCATTCGGGCACCCATGATGGCCTTTCGGGTGGTGGCCTCGGCGGTGACATCGGCGGCGGCGCGGGCCACCACGTTCAGCGCCATCCAACCAAGCCACAGATCCGAGATGCCCACCCAGTCTTCGCGGTAGCGATGATTGACCACGTCGATGGTGCGCAGGCTCTCGGCGCGGTTGGCCCCGAACCAGCTGACACAGTTGGCCACGTCGATCTCGACATCGCGATAGTGGATCGTGTCGGTGGCCGAGGCTCGCAGTCCGGCACCGTCCCAGCTGTGATCGATGGTGACGCCCTCGCGGTCGTTGGCAACCAGGCTGAATCTCAGATCCAGGGGTCGTCTTGGAGTTCCGTCAGGGCCCTCCACGGCGAACACGACGCCGCAATAGTCGCCGTAGCGGGCGCCGGTGACTGAAGGTGCCTTGCCCGTTCAACACCACCGAATCGCCCGCCAGCCGGCCGTGGACGCCAGATCCGGCTCCGGCGGGAAACGAGACCCACGACTTGGTGGCCACCAGATGGGTCAATAGGTCGGCTCGTTCGGGGCCCAGAGCCCCGGCAAACAAGTGGAATACGGCCTGATGGTTCCACAGAACCCAGGCCAGGCTCGGGCATCGATAGGCAACGGCGCCCAGCTCCCTGCCTATGCGCACGATCGACTGTTCGGTGCCGCCTATCTCGCGGCTGGCCGGCATCTTCAGGAACTCGCCGTCACGGATGTCTGCTATCACCCGGGCATCGAGCACTCGGGTGCGATCGGCATCCTGCGTCTGCTGTTCGATGGCGTCCAGGTGGGGTTTGACCGTCAGGTCGTTCTCTGGAAGGTCTATGAACCTGGTGATCCGATGCCGGTCTTGGTCGATCGTGCTGTCCACCCGGCCATTCCACCCGATGGCGCGGTTGGCCGCCGAATCGGCTGGTCCGAGCGGTTGCACCCGACGGGGATGGCACAACATCATCGGGTGCCACAAATGGCACAATCGAATCCAGTGCGACGGTTCCCCAACCCATGGCGGTTCACAGTCGCGATGTTCAACCGGATGTCGCGCCATCACACGATGCTGCTGGCGTCGGGTGTTGCCTTCACCAGCGCCCTCGGGTTGGTGCCGACGATGGTGGTGGTCGTCGCCGTCTATGGCCTGGTCGCCGAGCCCAGCGATGTAGAGGCCCACGTATCGCAGCTGGCCGGCGCTTTGCCCGTCAACGCGCGCGCCCTGATCGTCAGCGAACTGCAGAGTGTCACGGCTATCGGCAGTGCCAAGATCTCGATCGGTCTGGCCTTGGGCCTGCTGGGAGCTGCCTATGCCGTGTCGAGCGTCGTCAACTCGATCGTCATCGCCATACGGGTGGCCCACGACATGGACAGCCCACACAACTGGCTCATGGGGCGCCTGTTCGCGCTGCGACTCAGCGCGCTGTCGGTGCTGGCCACCGCAGCGCTCATCTGGCTCGTGGTCGTGCTGCCGCCGGTGTTGGAGGCATCGTCGGCGGGCGAAACCCTCCACACCGCCTTGTCGGTGATGCGCTGGCCTGTCGCCGTGGTCATCTCGTGCCTGGCCATCGCTCTGCTGTATCGCTCGGTGGTGGGTTCGCTGGATGGGGTTCTCGTCATCAGTCACGGGGCCATGGCCGGCACCGTGATGTGGGTGCTCAGCACCTATGGGCTGACCCTGGCCTACGACAACATCGACCGCATGGACTCGACCTTCACCAGCCTGGGTGCTGTGGCTGCTCTGCTCGTGTGGCTGTACCTGTCCGCGTTGTCTGTTCTGGTCGGTGCCGAAATCGACGCTCTGTCCGGCGAAATCGAACGCAAGGACACTTAGCCAGTTGGCTCACAATCCGCCGGCCGGCTGCCGATCGGATAACTGTGGCAGGTGCGGCACGAAACAAGCGTGACGAGACGATGCGGCGCGTGGCGTCGAGCTTGGCGTTCGTCTGCGCGCTCTTCATGGCGGGCTGTACCTCCGTCGCCAGCGGCAGCGACGATGGCGCCACTTGGCCACACGCACAACCGGTGGCCGTCCCCAGCGGCGACGTCGTGTTGACCGTGGCCGACGACGGGGTCTTGACCGAGTTCGACGTGCAAGCGCTGGAAGCTCTGGGCGCCCAGTCCATCGTGGTCGACGACCCGTTCGTGAACCGTTCGCTCTCGCTCGATGCTGTGCCCTTGGTGGTGGTGTTGGCCGCCGCCGGAATAGGACCTGACGATGCCCTCACCTGGCGAGCGCTGGACAACTATGAGGTCTACTTCACCGGTGCCGAGTTGCTCGACGACCGCGCCTGGCTGGCGATCCGCCAAGACAACGACCTGATCGATATCGCCGACGGCGGGCCTGTGCGGGTGGTGTTCACCAACCTGGACGGTCCGCTGGGACGCGACACCAATCAGTGGATCTGGAGCCTCGACCGGATCGAGGTGAACAGCAGGTGAGCCAGCACATCACCACTGACGCGCGCAGCGAGGGCGGTCGGTCGACTTTCGATTACCACCTGCGCCCGACCCGACCCCAGATCGCTCTCATCTTGATGCTGCTGGGCCTTATCATCACGCTGGCCCTCGTCAACCTGAGGACTGGCCAGGAGGTCGAGACTCACACCGCAGCTCTCAACCGTCAGCTCCAGTTGGTCAGCGGCAACGTTGCATCGTTGCAGCGAGAGGTCCTGAACCACGCGATAAAGGTCCACGAGTTCGTCGATTCCGAGGCCGACATCGAAGAGGTCGAGCTCAGCAGGGCCCTGGTAGAGCGTCAGCTGAGGGTGATCGAGAGCGAGGCGATCGACGACGAGCTGTTCCAGTTGAGGTTCGTGGCAGTGGTCGACAGCATCGCCGCCCTCGACGTGCTGGTCGCCGAGGCCCCATCTCCCGAGCGGTCCGAGCACCAAGAACGGGTCAACGACCAGATCGACCAAACGGTCGGCAACGTGATGCGCCTCTTCGACCTGACCGAGAGCGAGAACTTCGTTCTAGTTCACCAGCTCGAGAACACCATGGATATGTGGCGCCAGGTCCAGTGGTTCTCGTCTGTGGTGATGAGCCTCCTGGTCGTGATGCTGATCATCTCGGTCAGGCGAATGCTGGTTGCCAACTATCGCTCGGCCAAGGCCAGCCTCGACGATCAGAACCATCGATACGAGCAGATGAGGGAGGCCTCGCTGAGGCTCGAGAGCCGATACCGCGAGGTCGTCGACGACGTGGGCGAGGTCGTGTGGCGTTGCGACGGCAGGGGACGCTTCTCGTTGTTGAACCAGGCCTGGGTTCACCTGACAGGCGACGTTCACCGCCATGCGCTCGGCCGTTCGGTGCTGGCTTCGTTCCACCCCGACGATCACGACCGCATCGAACAAGCCATGATGACAGCGATGGCGACCTCGTCGAACCAGGTCGTCGAGCGAGCCCGTCTGTTGCGCGTCGACGGTGGCGAGCTGACCGTGGTGGTGAGTGCCAGGGGCAGCGAAGACGAGAACGGCCGAAGCTACGTGGCCGGAACCATCAGCGACGTGTCCGATCGGGTCAGGGCCGAGGCCATCAACAAGATCCAGAACGAGGCGTTGGCGATGATCGTCAGGGGCATCCCTGTCGATCAGGTATTGGGGCATCTCGAGTTCAGCATCGCCAACTTCGCAAAGGACACCCAGTTCCGGTTCGTCAGGTCGAGACGAGACCTGTCCGATCTGGCAGACGGTTCAGTCGATCTGTCCCCGGAGCTGCAAGACGACCTTTTCTTGGCTTTGGAGTGGCGGTTCGCAGACCATGCAGCGCCGGTCGCCGACCTCGACTCGCTCACCGAGATGGCCGGAAGGCTGGCGGTGATGGCCGTCGAGCGTCATGCGAACGCGGTGAAGCTGTACCACGACGCCACCCACGACGAGCTGACGGGCCTGCCGAACCGTGTGGCCTTCATCGACCGCCTGGAAGCGGCCCTGAGCCGTGCAACCCAGACGGCCGAGCCCGCTGCGGTGCTCGTGGTCGACCTCGACAGGTTCAAGGTGGTCAACGAGAGCCTGGGCCACTCGGCCGGCGACCGTCTGATCTGCGCGGTAGCGAGGCGTCTCGCTGCGCGCCTGCGGGCCAGCGACATGATCGCTCGCCTCGGCGGCGATGAGTTCGTCATCTTGCTCGAAGACACAGATATCGAGCGTGCAGAACTGGTCGCCGACCGGATTCTGGAGGCGCTGGGCCACCCGATTCAACTGGGCGTCGCCACCGCCCGCGTATCTGCCAGCGTCGGTATGGCCGTGCCGCAGCCAGGCTCGACGTTCGAGGACCTGCTGAAGTGGGCCGACATCGCGATGTATCGGGCCAAGAGGGCCGGCGGCGGCCGATGGGTCATGTTCGACGAGAAGCTCCGCAGCTGGGCCGAGCAGCGCCACGACACCGAGGTGGCCTTGCAGGGCGCGGCAGGCCGGGGCGAGCTCGAGCTGTGGTTCCAACCGGTCGTTTCGCTGGGCGACCCCACAGCCCCAAAGAGCTTCGAGGCTCTGCTTCGCTGGCGCAGGCCTGGCGTGGGCCTGGTGCCACCGTCTGACTTCGTCAGCGTGGCCGAGGAATCCGACCTGGTGTTCGAGCTCGGCGACTGGGTCATCGCCGAGGGCGCGAGGCGCCTTGCGCATTGGCAGAAACTCGACGAGCGGGTGCGGGTCAGCGTCAACGTTTCGGGCCGCGAACTGGTCGAACCGGGCTTTGCCGATCGGGTCCGCGCCGCCATCGACAATGCGGGTGCTGTGGCTTCGGGCCTGACGCTGGAGGTCACCGAAGGCGTTCTGATCGAGGATGCCAGCGTTGTGTCGGACCAACTGCAGGCCCTGCAACGCTTCGGCGTCAAGATCGCCATCGACGACTTCGGTACCGGGTACTCGTCGCTGCGATACCTGAGGCATCTGCCGGTCGACGTGTTGAAGATCGACCGGGCGTTTGTCAGCTCGGGCGGAGGCGACGAGCTGACCGATCCGACGATCGTGTCATCGGTGACCAAGCTGGGTCACGAGTTGGGCCTCTATGTCGTGGCCGAAGGCGTCGAGACCTCGACGCAACTGGAGGCCCTGATGGGGTTTGGCGTCGACCTGGGCCAGGGTTTCCTGTTCAGCCAGCCGGTGCAGGTCGAGGTGGCAGAACAGATGCTGCTGAACGGCCTCGACTCGACCAAAGCTGACCTTCGGCCCTGACACCGGCCAGCCCGAGCTGCGATGCTCGCACTGACCGGCTAGGTGCCTTAAGGGTCGAGGCGCCTGCCGTGTGGAGGTGCACATGGCCAGGGTCGTCGTACTAGGGGCCGGAGTCGCCGGGCACACCGCAGCATTGCATCTGAAGCGGATGCTGGGGTCACAACACGACGTGATCGTGGTTTCGCCCAACAGCCGATGGAACTGGATTCCCTCGAACATCTGGGTCGGCGTCGACAAGATGAAGGCCAAGGACGT
Above is a genomic segment from Acidimicrobiales bacterium containing:
- a CDS encoding EAL domain-containing protein, producing the protein MSQHITTDARSEGGRSTFDYHLRPTRPQIALILMLLGLIITLALVNLRTGQEVETHTAALNRQLQLVSGNVASLQREVLNHAIKVHEFVDSEADIEEVELSRALVERQLRVIESEAIDDELFQLRFVAVVDSIAALDVLVAEAPSPERSEHQERVNDQIDQTVGNVMRLFDLTESENFVLVHQLENTMDMWRQVQWFSSVVMSLLVVMLIISVRRMLVANYRSAKASLDDQNHRYEQMREASLRLESRYREVVDDVGEVVWRCDGRGRFSLLNQAWVHLTGDVHRHALGRSVLASFHPDDHDRIEQAMMTAMATSSNQVVERARLLRVDGGELTVVVSARGSEDENGRSYVAGTISDVSDRVRAEAINKIQNEALAMIVRGIPVDQVLGHLEFSIANFAKDTQFRFVRSRRDLSDLADGSVDLSPELQDDLFLALEWRFADHAAPVADLDSLTEMAGRLAVMAVERHANAVKLYHDATHDELTGLPNRVAFIDRLEAALSRATQTAEPAAVLVVDLDRFKVVNESLGHSAGDRLICAVARRLAARLRASDMIARLGGDEFVILLEDTDIERAELVADRILEALGHPIQLGVATARVSASVGMAVPQPGSTFEDLLKWADIAMYRAKRAGGGRWVMFDEKLRSWAEQRHDTEVALQGAAGRGELELWFQPVVSLGDPTAPKSFEALLRWRRPGVGLVPPSDFVSVAEESDLVFELGDWVIAEGARRLAHWQKLDERVRVSVNVSGRELVEPGFADRVRAAIDNAGAVASGLTLEVTEGVLIEDASVVSDQLQALQRFGVKIAIDDFGTGYSSLRYLRHLPVDVLKIDRAFVSSGGGDELTDPTIVSSVTKLGHELGLYVVAEGVETSTQLEALMGFGVDLGQGFLFSQPVQVEVAEQMLLNGLDSTKADLRP
- a CDS encoding aminotransferase class IV; this translates as MTRSTHSAVADERNADVQIYINGEFFHRDEAKISVFDSAFLVGDGIWEGIRLHKGQFAFLDRHLDRLFMAAKAVHLDIGSRADIEAALRATIDRNEMYDDVHVRLMITRGNKKTPSQHPSNVVGGPNMVIIAEHKRADPNVANEGISLFTATVRRPPPDTLDQKLNCHSKLHEVIALIQAVGAGADEALMLDPNGAVATCNATNFFIVRNGEVWTSTGFYNLGGITRALVLEVARQAGMVALEKDFSLTDVYDADEVFVTGTFGALTPVKMVDGRTIGDGAGMGPVTRRLLGLYHDAVEADIAEQEARS
- a CDS encoding DsbA family protein, which encodes MATLLEVFADITCPFTHVGLKKVVAEVNTLAKPVDVVVRAWPLEWVNGEVFAADVMRAKVDAIGNHLGHQHFSGFDEDTWPATTIAALNLAAAAYAVSNQAGLDVSLRLRSALFEDGLDIADPSVLADIAQATGVPAPPAEPTPAVEADFEEGKRRGVRGSPEFWVDGQAFFCPSLQIGHDDQGLLTAQFDPRGLDDLLSALR
- a CDS encoding YihY/virulence factor BrkB family protein: MSRHHTMLLASGVAFTSALGLVPTMVVVVAVYGLVAEPSDVEAHVSQLAGALPVNARALIVSELQSVTAIGSAKISIGLALGLLGAAYAVSSVVNSIVIAIRVAHDMDSPHNWLMGRLFALRLSALSVLATAALIWLVVVLPPVLEASSAGETLHTALSVMRWPVAVVISCLAIALLYRSVVGSLDGVLVISHGAMAGTVMWVLSTYGLTLAYDNIDRMDSTFTSLGAVAALLVWLYLSALSVLVGAEIDALSGEIERKDT
- a CDS encoding nitroreductase family protein produces the protein MDIYEALYTTRAMRRVKPDPIPMDVQAKILDAAIRAPSGGNTQGWRFMLVDDRAILSQLGPIYRECIDTLWETIYKDRREAARANPDDPESKATNAMVSSVEHAADNFGDYPLMLFAFNRGDRSGGSIFPSIWSAMLAARAEGVGSSLTTVLAFKGDVVPNLLGVPEGEGWNMAACVPMGYPTGRWGVAKRNPVHEVAYRNAWGNPVGFEVDEPLWKP
- a CDS encoding acyl-CoA dehydrogenase family protein, whose protein sequence is MFAVEGPDGTPRRPLDLRFSLVANDREGVTIDHSWDGAGLRASATDTIHYRDVEIDVANCVSWFGANRAESLRTIDVVNHRYREDWVGISDLWLGWMALNVVARAAADVTAEATTRKAIMGARMIDRPTVQINIGKALALTAAAHATIKAACTEVDDRIAGRVVPDTADYLRQQATVSMAVDQLSQAIDLLVKVKGANGMREGDPFERRVRDFRAMPLHINVHADRITHQLGRYGLGIELDAF